One window of the Thermodesulfomicrobium sp. WS genome contains the following:
- the buk gene encoding butyrate kinase, protein MRIVVINPGSTSTKLGVFQGTTPAALETLRHDSATLRAFASLMDQAPWRESLVRQWLMDQGVALEGVDAFMARGGLMAPVPSGVLAVDDAMLEDLRSCRFGAHASNLGAIIARRLAPEGVPVLTADPVVVDEMDPIARFSGHPDIVRRSIFHALNHKAVARRAAATLGKPVDALRLVVAHLGGGISVAAHRHGRVVDVNNALDGDGPFSPERSGGLPVAGVLAWCVQGLPMETIRRKVVGGGGLAAYLGTNNAQEAVSRMEAGDTQAAQVLGAMAYQVAKEIGAMAVVLEGQVDAIVLTGGLAACAPVVEGIRRQVAFLAPVMVFPGEDEMHALAEAAEAALTGKTPIMRYAAVRLDRPGASSPNNPRADGCQNPAPDA, encoded by the coding sequence ATGCGCATCGTAGTCATCAATCCCGGATCCACGTCCACCAAGCTGGGCGTCTTTCAAGGCACCACGCCAGCAGCCCTGGAGACACTGCGCCACGACAGCGCCACGCTCCGCGCCTTTGCGTCCCTCATGGATCAGGCCCCATGGCGAGAGTCCCTGGTGCGCCAATGGCTTATGGACCAAGGCGTGGCCCTGGAGGGCGTGGATGCCTTCATGGCCCGCGGCGGGCTGATGGCGCCGGTTCCCAGCGGTGTCCTCGCCGTGGACGACGCCATGCTGGAGGACCTGCGCTCCTGCCGCTTCGGCGCCCATGCCTCCAACCTCGGGGCCATCATCGCCCGGAGGCTGGCCCCGGAAGGGGTGCCGGTGCTCACCGCCGACCCGGTGGTGGTGGATGAGATGGACCCCATCGCGCGTTTCTCCGGCCACCCGGACATCGTGCGCCGCAGCATCTTCCACGCCCTCAACCACAAGGCCGTGGCCCGGCGTGCGGCAGCGACGCTCGGCAAGCCCGTGGACGCGCTGCGCCTGGTGGTGGCGCATCTTGGCGGCGGCATCTCCGTGGCCGCGCACCGCCATGGCCGCGTGGTGGACGTGAATAACGCCCTGGACGGCGACGGCCCCTTTTCTCCGGAGCGCAGCGGCGGCCTGCCCGTGGCCGGGGTGCTTGCCTGGTGCGTCCAGGGGCTTCCCATGGAGACCATCCGGCGCAAGGTGGTGGGCGGCGGCGGACTTGCGGCCTACCTCGGGACCAACAACGCCCAGGAAGCGGTCTCCCGCATGGAAGCCGGGGATACCCAGGCCGCCCAGGTACTGGGGGCCATGGCCTACCAGGTGGCCAAAGAAATCGGGGCCATGGCCGTAGTGCTCGAAGGACAAGTGGACGCCATCGTCCTCACGGGCGGGCTTGCGGCCTGCGCCCCGGTGGTGGAAGGGATCCGCCGGCAGGTGGCGTTCCTTGCTCCGGTCATGGTCTTTCCCGGGGAAGACGAAATGCACGCCCTTGCCGAAGCCGCCGAAGCCGCCCTCACAGGAAAGACCCCCATCATGCGCTACGCAGCAGTCCGGCTGGACCGCCCCGGCGCGTCCTCCCCAAACAATCCCCGCGCCGATGGTTGCCAAAATCCCGCTCCTGACGCATAA
- a CDS encoding phosphate acyltransferase: MFTSLAEIREEAQRRPTRTIAVAGAHDTEVLRAVAGACVLSLARFVLVGNAPIIRRQAEEIGLSLEHIPILHAEDETHCAEAAVRLVAEGTADIVLKGFVDSAVLLRAVLDKKSGLRTPRTVSHTVVMDIPGTNRLYLLTDAAMIIEPDLATKAAIIANALTVAQALGMDNPIVGVLCESEKVHPKMRCTQDAASLVAMNAAGEISGCRVGGPYALDVAVDPRSAAKKLPSDPLAGRADILLAPNLAAGNILYKSLMYFSRAASAGVVLGAKAPVLLNSRGDSHETKINSMALGILLSTGNTPCAS, translated from the coding sequence ATGTTCACATCCCTTGCGGAAATTCGCGAAGAAGCCCAACGCCGTCCCACGCGCACCATCGCTGTGGCGGGCGCACACGATACCGAAGTGCTGCGTGCCGTGGCCGGGGCGTGCGTCCTGAGCCTCGCCCGCTTTGTCTTGGTGGGCAACGCCCCCATCATCCGCCGCCAGGCAGAGGAGATCGGCCTTTCCCTGGAGCATATCCCCATCCTCCACGCCGAAGACGAAACGCACTGCGCCGAGGCGGCCGTACGCCTGGTGGCTGAGGGCACGGCCGACATCGTGCTCAAGGGCTTTGTGGATTCCGCGGTGCTGCTGCGTGCCGTCCTCGACAAAAAAAGCGGCCTGCGCACCCCGCGCACCGTCAGCCACACCGTGGTCATGGACATCCCGGGCACCAACCGCCTGTATCTACTTACCGACGCCGCCATGATCATCGAACCGGATCTTGCCACCAAGGCGGCCATCATTGCCAACGCCCTCACCGTGGCCCAGGCACTGGGCATGGATAATCCCATCGTCGGGGTACTGTGCGAGTCGGAAAAGGTGCACCCCAAGATGCGCTGCACCCAGGACGCCGCGAGCCTGGTGGCCATGAACGCCGCCGGTGAGATTTCCGGCTGCCGGGTAGGCGGCCCCTATGCCCTGGACGTGGCCGTGGACCCGAGATCCGCAGCCAAAAAGCTCCCCAGCGATCCCCTGGCCGGCCGCGCGGATATCCTGCTTGCCCCAAACCTTGCCGCAGGCAACATCCTCTATAAGAGCCTCATGTACTTTTCCCGCGCTGCCTCCGCCGGCGTGGTCCTGGGGGCCAAGGCCCCCGTGCTGCTCAACTCCCGCGGCGACTCCCACGAGACCAAGATCAACTCCATGGCCTTGGGCATCCTTTTGAGCACCGGAAACACCCCATGCGCATCGTAG
- the rhtB gene encoding homoserine/homoserine lactone efflux protein has product MTFATWLPFVAASIVFSLSPGSGAISTLGVSLAQGGRAALWNIVGLELGLGVHIVVVGAGLGMLVAASATAFGVLKWVGAAYLVWLGIQKWREAPAALGGVGAAPRAGAMVRRAVLINLTNPKSMVFLAAFFPQFLHDEQPLLPQYLLLGGTILAVDALVMAGYALAAARVRCILAQPRAMVRANRVLGALFMGAGAALASARAA; this is encoded by the coding sequence ATGACCTTCGCCACCTGGCTGCCTTTTGTGGCCGCGAGTATCGTCTTTAGTTTGAGTCCTGGATCCGGGGCCATCTCCACGCTGGGCGTGAGCCTTGCCCAAGGCGGGCGGGCGGCGCTCTGGAATATCGTTGGCCTGGAGCTTGGTCTGGGGGTGCATATCGTGGTGGTGGGCGCAGGGCTGGGGATGCTGGTTGCTGCTTCGGCCACGGCCTTTGGCGTGCTCAAATGGGTGGGCGCGGCCTACCTGGTGTGGCTCGGTATCCAGAAATGGCGGGAGGCGCCGGCGGCGTTGGGGGGCGTGGGCGCGGCCCCGCGCGCTGGGGCGATGGTGCGCCGGGCCGTGCTCATCAACCTCACCAACCCCAAGAGCATGGTCTTTTTGGCGGCGTTTTTTCCGCAGTTTCTCCACGACGAGCAGCCGCTTCTGCCCCAGTATCTCCTGCTCGGGGGAACCATCTTGGCCGTGGATGCCCTGGTCATGGCCGGGTACGCCCTGGCCGCGGCCCGGGTGCGCTGCATATTGGCGCAGCCGCGGGCCATGGTACGGGCCAATCGGGTGCTGGGGGCGCTCTTTATGGGCGCAGGTGCGGCGCTTGCTTCCGCCCGGGCCGCCTAG
- a CDS encoding DEAD/DEAH box helicase — MPTFADLGLCDAVLTAVLRKGFEEPTPIQAQTIPTILNDTRDVLAQAQTGTGKTAAYGIPILQLLDPAAPHVQALILTPTRELAIQVAEELSSLRPDPRITIAPIYGGQSMGLQLRALRRGVSIVAGTPGRILDHLRRESLDLAQLAFAVLDEADEMMSMGFLDDVEEILSHTPAAKRTLLFSATMPREILAVARRTMNEFVTLRAESTSLTASATDQIAFEVAAADKFEALCRIIDMEEDFYGLVFCRTKVDADAIASRLEERGYDARALHGDLGQAQREKILDAFKKRHARILVATDVAARGIDVQDLTHVINFDLPGDPEAYVHRVGRTGRAGKSGIAITFVTPSEYRRLQWIQKLARTSIRKGKLPKVAEVLEAKRSRIESEVRSAMDQDIDPQMRHMAARILAHSDPETALAAVLQHAFGTELDPGRYRELQELGPDRTGKTRLVVSQGRRDGLTPRRLVAYLSDACGVEPRRVGDIEILDTCAFVSLPFADAEKVLAHRSQEGQVLFRKARPRPRAPFAKSSPRPGPRHPNR; from the coding sequence ATGCCCACATTTGCCGATCTTGGCCTCTGCGATGCCGTGCTCACGGCCGTGCTCCGCAAAGGATTTGAAGAACCCACGCCCATCCAGGCGCAAACCATCCCCACGATTTTGAACGACACCCGCGACGTCCTCGCCCAAGCCCAAACCGGCACCGGCAAGACCGCGGCCTACGGGATTCCCATCCTCCAGCTGCTTGATCCTGCCGCCCCCCATGTGCAGGCCCTCATTCTCACGCCGACCCGCGAACTTGCCATCCAGGTGGCCGAGGAGCTCTCTTCCCTGCGCCCGGATCCACGCATCACCATCGCTCCCATCTACGGCGGCCAGTCCATGGGGCTACAGCTCCGGGCCCTGCGCCGGGGGGTCTCCATCGTGGCCGGCACCCCAGGTCGTATCCTGGACCATCTGCGCCGGGAAAGCCTGGACCTTGCTCAGCTTGCCTTCGCCGTGCTCGACGAGGCCGATGAAATGATGAGCATGGGTTTTCTCGACGATGTGGAAGAAATTCTCTCCCACACCCCTGCGGCCAAGCGCACCCTGCTCTTTTCCGCCACCATGCCGCGGGAAATCCTGGCCGTGGCCCGGCGCACCATGAACGAATTCGTGACCTTGCGCGCGGAGAGCACGAGCCTCACCGCCAGCGCCACGGATCAAATCGCCTTTGAAGTGGCTGCTGCGGACAAGTTCGAAGCCCTGTGCCGCATTATCGACATGGAAGAAGACTTCTACGGCCTGGTGTTCTGCCGCACCAAGGTGGACGCCGACGCCATCGCCTCCCGTCTCGAAGAGCGGGGCTACGACGCCCGCGCCCTGCATGGCGATCTCGGCCAAGCGCAGCGGGAAAAGATCCTCGATGCCTTCAAAAAACGCCATGCACGCATCCTCGTCGCCACAGACGTGGCCGCCCGCGGCATCGACGTGCAGGACCTGACCCACGTCATCAACTTCGACCTGCCTGGCGACCCCGAAGCCTACGTGCACCGCGTGGGCCGCACCGGCCGCGCCGGCAAAAGCGGCATCGCCATCACCTTTGTCACGCCCTCCGAATACCGACGGCTGCAGTGGATCCAAAAACTTGCCCGCACCTCCATCCGCAAAGGCAAGCTCCCCAAGGTAGCCGAGGTATTGGAAGCCAAGCGCAGCCGCATCGAGTCCGAGGTGCGCAGCGCCATGGATCAGGACATCGACCCGCAGATGCGGCACATGGCCGCCCGGATCCTTGCGCACAGCGACCCGGAAACCGCGCTGGCCGCCGTGCTCCAGCACGCCTTTGGCACCGAGCTCGACCCCGGCCGCTACCGGGAACTCCAAGAACTGGGGCCTGACCGCACCGGCAAGACCCGATTGGTGGTCAGCCAGGGCCGCCGGGACGGACTGACGCCCCGACGCCTGGTGGCCTACCTGAGCGACGCCTGTGGTGTGGAGCCGCGCCGGGTGGGAGACATCGAGATCCTCGACACCTGCGCCTTCGTGTCCCTGCCCTTTGCCGACGCCGAAAAAGTCCTGGCCCACCGCTCCCAAGAGGGCCAGGTCCTCTTTCGCAAAGCCCGACCCCGGCCCAGAGCGCCTTTTGCCAAAAGCAGCCCACGCCCTGGCCCTCGGCACCCAAACCGCTAG
- a CDS encoding type II 3-dehydroquinate dehydratase: protein MDILIVNGPNLGYLGVRQPEIYGTRGMDAVPELVAELMGPHAHAVRLSFFQSNSEGGLIDRLEQAWKDRVDGIVINPGAYTHTSLALADCLAWIGIPYVEVHLSNVAGRAESIRHTSLTAPRAVGTLAGFGVLGYALAVRALWQIRQTAS from the coding sequence GTGGATATTCTCATCGTCAATGGACCGAACCTCGGCTACCTTGGGGTGCGCCAGCCGGAAATCTATGGCACCCGGGGTATGGACGCGGTCCCGGAATTGGTGGCGGAGCTCATGGGCCCGCATGCCCACGCGGTGCGGCTTTCCTTTTTTCAGTCCAATAGCGAGGGGGGGCTTATCGACCGCCTGGAGCAGGCCTGGAAGGACCGGGTGGACGGTATTGTCATCAATCCGGGCGCCTACACCCACACGAGCCTCGCCTTGGCCGACTGTCTGGCCTGGATCGGCATCCCGTACGTGGAGGTGCACCTGAGCAATGTGGCGGGTCGAGCCGAATCCATTCGCCATACGAGCCTCACGGCCCCCCGCGCCGTAGGTACCCTTGCCGGATTCGGTGTCCTCGGATATGCCTTGGCGGTTCGGGCGCTGTGGCAGATACGGCAGACCGCCTCGTGA
- the efp gene encoding elongation factor P — MISTTDFKKGKKIEIDGAPCEILECSHYKPGKGGAFMRTKYRNLITGAVVEQNFRSGMKFPKPDLEVREMQYLYREGEDFVFMDMTSYEQMTVSAAVVGEKGGYLKEASSYRVMLYEGRPLDLEIPASVVLEVTATDPGVKGDTVTGATKPATLETGVVVQVPLFVETGDRIKINTETGAYLGRE; from the coding sequence ATGATTTCGACCACGGATTTTAAGAAAGGCAAAAAGATTGAAATCGACGGCGCGCCCTGTGAGATTCTAGAGTGCAGCCACTACAAGCCCGGCAAAGGCGGGGCGTTTATGCGCACCAAGTACCGCAATCTCATCACCGGCGCGGTGGTGGAGCAGAACTTCCGCTCAGGGATGAAATTTCCCAAGCCGGATTTGGAAGTTCGGGAAATGCAGTACCTGTACCGTGAGGGCGAGGATTTTGTCTTCATGGACATGACCTCCTACGAGCAGATGACCGTGTCCGCTGCAGTGGTAGGGGAGAAGGGCGGCTACCTCAAGGAAGCCTCGTCGTATCGGGTCATGCTCTATGAAGGGCGGCCGCTGGATTTGGAGATCCCGGCTTCGGTGGTCTTGGAGGTGACGGCCACGGATCCTGGGGTCAAGGGCGATACCGTGACCGGCGCCACCAAGCCTGCGACCTTGGAGACGGGCGTGGTGGTCCAGGTGCCGCTGTTCGTGGAAACCGGAGACCGCATCAAGATCAACACCGAAACCGGCGCCTACCTGGGCCGCGAGTAG
- a CDS encoding DNA translocase FtsK produces MAEKRVLVREIAALACAVVLVLLVAALYSYSSLDPAFNRAVASGEVRNVAGTFGAYLAGTLVDFFGAAAWLTPLGIVVVLVRLLFPSWRMAWARWLGWGLGCAWLMVALEYAWVQELMAPLPMHGGGLVGRVLARWMRYYLGELGLASVLVAGGLLAVRLACATPLAVLGRMLMAWFAPVGKHAPEVTAPQPSLPAQAPLPEAEVVDVDTPRPVFSKPRPSRPKSGGAPAALAARKTSTPVESASGQVFPPLELLATGPGHSSGVSPGTLERQAQQLAACFADFGIQGEVQAIQPGPVITLFEFKPAPGIKVSRIANLGDDLSLALKARSVRIVAPLPGKDTVGIEIPNEKRQPVVLREILESPAFAQGGLLPLALGKDAQGAPKVVDLAKMPHLLVAGATGAGKSVCLNCLLVSLLYRHTPETLRLLLVDPKRIELATYSRLPHLVHPVVTDMHLAKNALDWAVREMEERYEAMARLGVRHITTYNQKLHELGTELSEDLAGLKPFPFLVIVIDELADLMMTAAKEVETSIVRLAQLARAAGIHLVLATQRPSVDVVTGIIKANFPSRIAFQVSSKHDSRTILDAVGAEHLLGQGDMLYKASGGVTLRVHGAFVDDDEIGQVVEFWARHVPQTFEVDFAALDGGAEEAGSDGPAGDVLDDPKYAEALELVYEMGRASISMIQRRLRIGFNRAARFIEQMEQDGIIGPADGSKPRVVRRRE; encoded by the coding sequence ATGGCGGAAAAACGGGTACTCGTGCGGGAGATCGCCGCCTTGGCGTGCGCGGTGGTGCTGGTGCTTTTGGTGGCGGCCTTGTACTCCTACTCCAGTTTGGATCCGGCCTTCAATCGGGCAGTGGCTTCCGGAGAGGTTCGCAACGTCGCTGGCACCTTCGGTGCCTATCTTGCCGGGACGTTGGTGGATTTTTTCGGCGCTGCAGCCTGGCTCACCCCTTTGGGGATCGTCGTGGTGCTGGTGCGTCTTCTCTTTCCTTCCTGGAGGATGGCCTGGGCCCGTTGGTTGGGCTGGGGGCTTGGGTGCGCATGGCTTATGGTGGCGCTGGAGTACGCCTGGGTCCAAGAACTCATGGCCCCACTTCCCATGCATGGCGGCGGCCTTGTCGGTCGGGTGCTTGCGCGGTGGATGCGCTACTACCTGGGAGAACTGGGCCTGGCCAGCGTGCTGGTGGCTGGAGGACTTTTGGCCGTGCGTTTGGCCTGTGCCACGCCGCTTGCGGTCTTGGGCCGCATGCTCATGGCGTGGTTTGCTCCGGTAGGAAAACACGCCCCGGAAGTGACCGCGCCGCAGCCATCTTTGCCTGCGCAGGCGCCTTTGCCCGAGGCCGAGGTGGTGGACGTCGATACCCCGCGGCCGGTTTTTTCCAAACCGCGGCCTTCTCGACCCAAATCCGGCGGCGCACCGGCCGCACTTGCGGCGCGCAAAACTTCCACGCCTGTGGAGTCGGCTTCGGGGCAGGTGTTCCCGCCGCTGGAGCTGCTTGCCACGGGCCCTGGGCACAGTTCTGGGGTCTCTCCTGGGACGTTGGAGCGCCAGGCCCAGCAGCTTGCCGCATGCTTTGCGGATTTTGGCATCCAGGGCGAGGTGCAGGCCATCCAGCCCGGGCCGGTCATCACCCTTTTCGAATTCAAGCCAGCCCCGGGCATCAAGGTGAGCCGCATCGCCAACCTCGGCGACGACCTGTCTCTTGCCCTCAAGGCGCGTTCGGTGCGCATTGTCGCACCCTTGCCAGGCAAGGATACGGTAGGTATCGAAATCCCCAACGAAAAGCGCCAGCCGGTGGTATTGCGGGAGATTTTGGAAAGCCCGGCCTTCGCCCAAGGGGGACTCTTGCCCTTGGCCTTGGGCAAAGACGCCCAAGGAGCGCCTAAAGTGGTGGACCTGGCCAAGATGCCGCATCTCTTGGTGGCTGGTGCCACGGGTGCGGGCAAGTCGGTGTGCCTCAACTGCCTGCTCGTCAGCCTGCTTTACCGGCATACGCCCGAGACGTTGCGGCTCCTTTTGGTGGACCCCAAACGCATCGAGCTTGCCACCTACAGCCGGCTGCCGCATCTGGTGCATCCCGTGGTCACGGACATGCATCTGGCCAAAAACGCCCTGGATTGGGCGGTGCGGGAGATGGAAGAACGCTATGAGGCCATGGCCCGTTTGGGGGTGCGCCACATCACGACGTACAATCAAAAGCTGCATGAGCTGGGGACGGAGCTTTCGGAAGACCTTGCCGGGCTCAAGCCCTTCCCCTTCCTGGTGATCGTCATCGACGAGCTCGCAGACCTCATGATGACTGCGGCCAAGGAGGTGGAGACGAGCATCGTGCGCCTAGCGCAGCTTGCCCGGGCTGCAGGCATCCATTTGGTGCTGGCCACCCAGCGGCCGTCGGTGGACGTGGTGACCGGCATCATCAAGGCCAATTTCCCCTCCCGTATCGCCTTTCAGGTGAGCTCCAAGCACGACTCGCGAACGATCCTCGACGCTGTTGGCGCAGAGCACCTTTTGGGACAGGGAGACATGCTCTACAAGGCAAGCGGAGGTGTCACGCTGCGGGTACACGGCGCTTTTGTGGATGATGACGAGATCGGTCAGGTGGTGGAGTTTTGGGCCCGTCACGTGCCCCAAACTTTCGAGGTGGATTTTGCGGCGCTAGATGGCGGTGCCGAAGAGGCGGGCTCCGATGGTCCGGCCGGGGACGTGCTGGATGACCCCAAATATGCCGAGGCCTTGGAACTGGTGTACGAGATGGGACGCGCTTCCATTTCCATGATCCAGCGTCGGCTGCGCATTGGTTTCAATCGGGCCGCCCGCTTTATCGAGCAGATGGAGCAGGATGGGATTATCGGCCCGGCGGATGGCAGCAAACCCCGGGTGGTGCGGCGACGGGAATAG